In Myxococcus stipitatus, the following are encoded in one genomic region:
- a CDS encoding GIY-YIG nuclease family protein produces MLSCRDGTLYTGATNNLERRVATHGRGRGAAYTRARLPVTLVWSESAEDRGAALRREAAIKRLSRSDKLLMVTAGRKRGRGGR; encoded by the coding sequence ATGCTGAGCTGCCGTGACGGCACGCTCTACACCGGCGCCACGAACAACCTGGAGCGCAGGGTTGCCACCCATGGGCGTGGGCGCGGCGCGGCATACACACGGGCGCGGCTCCCCGTCACCCTGGTCTGGAGCGAGTCCGCCGAGGACCGCGGCGCGGCCTTGCGGCGGGAAGCGGCCATCAAGCGCCTGTCCCGGAGCGACAAGCTGTTGATGGTCACCGCCGGCCGGAAGCGGGGACGCGGTGGGCGTTGA